The genomic DNA GCTCTGGATTTCAACCGGCAATGGCAGGGGGGATTGAAGCCGCGGCGAGTTCCGGTGGCGCATTGGTCCCACCTATCATGGGTGCAGCGGCGTATATGATGCTGGAAATCGTGGAACCTGCTGTTACCTATTTAGAGATTATCAAGGCAGCGCTGCTACCGGCAATCCTCTACTATACAGGAATGCTGTGTATGGTACACTTCGCTGCAAAGAATAGCAGACACACTGTGGAAGAGGCTTGGGGCTCCGAACCGGACGAGGTAAATAGCGGCGAGCAAGAGACAGAACGCCGAAAGATTGTGACCGTGCAAGGTGGCATTTTCCTTGCTGCTTTCGTTACGCTGATTGGGTTCCTATTGATGGGTGCCACGGCGTTTCGCGCAGTGAGCTGGAGTTTGCTGGTCGTCGTTGCTATAAGTCTGCTGAATTTCTTGGGACAGAGGATCGCTAAACGAGATTCTACAGCGCAGACTCGTATCGGAATCTCGGATTTACCGAAGGCAGTAGACTTTTTGGTTTCGCCTTGTAAGCGAGCAGCACAGAGTGGTGTGTCGTTGATTGCTGCCGCTGCGTGTGTCGGTATCATTTTAGGCGTGGTGACGTTAACCGGCATCGGTGGCAAGTTGCCGTCAACACTCTTACCCCTTGCAGCGACGAATCTGATGTTGGCACTCTTCTTTCTGATGATTTCGACAATTATTCTCGGCATGGGGTTGCCTTCATCGGTCTGTTATTTGCTGATGGCTATTTTAGTGGGGCCTGTACTTCTGGATTTAGGGGTTGTTCCACTTGCGGCGCACTTTTTTATCTTCTATTTCGGGATGATGTCGATGGTGACCCCGCCGGTTGCCTTGGCGGCGTATGCTGCGTCTGCAATCGCCGGTTCTGGAGTAATGGCAACCGCGTTCACAGCGTTTAGGTTTGCCCTTGTCGGTTTTGCCTTGCCTTATGCCTTCGTGCTGCGACCGGCACTGCTCTGGCTACATCCCGACGGTGGGGCTCCAGAAGTGTGGACAGTTTTAGGGACGTTTTCTCTAACGTTCGTAGGGACGGTTATCCTTGCAGCAGCCATCGCTGGCTACCTGTTTAGTAGATTGTCACTATCCGGGCGTGGTATACTATTTATCGCCGCAGCAATTCTCTTTTTTGCACCTATAAGTATCCAATTCGCTTGGATTCACGGCATAGTAGTTGTTGCAAGTGCTGCTGTTTTCTACTATAATTGGCAGAGGAAGGAGATACGCCATGAAACATCGAACTAAATGGTTGTTTTACTGCTTGATTGCCTTATTATTTTTTCTTCATAACGATTTCTGGTTCTGGAAAACGCCGCAACTCGTTTTAGGACTGCCAATTGGGCTGCTGTATCATATCGGGTTCTGCCTCGTGGTAACCCTGCTCATGGCTATCTTCGTCAAAGGTAATGGAGATTGGAGCGAGCGATGAGCATTGCTGTTATCTTTATTTACCTTCTTGTGGTACTTGTTCTCGGTGCGCTGAGCCATAAACTTTTTCGCAATACGGGGGAAGACTACTTTGTCGCGAGTCGGACAATCAATTGGTTTGTCCTGTTGATGACCCTTTTCGGCACGAATATGACGGCGTTCTCGATCCTCGGGGCATCGGGTGAAGCCTATCACAGGGGGATCGGCGTTTTTGCACTGATGGCTTCGTCTACCGCAATAGTCGCTCCGTGTGTATTCCTCTTTATTGGGACGCGTCTCTGGCGACTGGGAAAGCGGTTTGGCTATGTGACACAGGCGCAGTACTTCCGGGACAGGTGGGAATCTGGAGGCTTAGGACTCCTGCTTTTCATCGTGCTTGTGTTACTGCTTATTCCCTATCTGCTTATCGGAGTCATGGGGGGTGGTGGAACGTTAGCGACACTGACAGATGGTAAAATTCCGCAGTGGGTCGGTGGCTTACTCATTAGTCTTGTTGTCCTCAGTTATGTTACCTACAGCGGCATGCGAGGCACTGCTTGGGTGAACACTTTTCAAACGCTTGTTTTCATGGTCCTCGGCGGCATTACCTTCTTTATCATTGTGAATCGGATGGGCGGGTTTTCAAGTGCTATTTCTAAAGTGGACGCAGGTTTGCTCATGCAAGCAGAACATATTAAACCCTTGGAACTCTTGACTTATATCTGTATGCCGCTGTGTGTAGGTATGTTTCCGCATATCTTTTCACATTTCCTGACAGCGAAGGAGGTTGGAACGTTCCGCTATGCGATTATCTTGTATCCTGTGTGTATTGCTATTGTTTGGATCCCGAGTGTGCTACTCGGCATATTAGGGAATGTTGATGTTCCGGATTTACAAGGTTCGCAGGCAAACAACGTGCTAATTCAGATGATTGGTATACACGCACCTGGAATCTTAGCTGGGTTTTTAGGGGCAGGCGTTTTCGCCGCAATTATGTCCTCACTGGATTCGCAGTCGCTTGCTGTTGGGAGTATGTTTACACACGATATTGTTGAACATTATCGTGGAGAGGCGTTTTCGGAGAACCAGCGGGTGTGGGTCGGACGGTTGTTCGTAATGGGTGTACTCTGCATCACCTATCTTATATCGCTTGTTGCGACACCGAGCATTTTCAGGCTCGCTGTTTGGTCGTTTACCGGATTTTCCGGGCTTTTTCCGATTGTCGTCGCGGCACTCTTCTGGCGACGTAGCACAAAGCACGGCGCGTTCGCTGCAATCATAAGTGTTATTTTTTTGTGGCTCTATTTCTTTCTCCGAAATTGGCAGACCCCTGGGTATACTGTCGGTGGGACCGGGATTATGCCCGTTGCGATTCTGATTGTTGTTTCATCTTGTGTACTAATAGTCGTTTCTCTGTTCA from Candidatus Poribacteria bacterium includes the following:
- a CDS encoding TRAP transporter fused permease subunit, yielding MKGKIFLTVSVLLCLFILAEVNYPQLAPQTELALFAMFGLIVVFLNYPIHQRFANRRVFRLLDVVLIGGIIVCFGYVVIQTEPVFQGFWLDSKPLGERAGAELQLDYIIGGVGLVLILEATRRSIGMTLPLLSLTFLLYAGFGQFMPDWLFPHRGYSVQRIISQTFLHSQGAFGIALRVMFTYVFLFVLFGTLLERTGATGYVLNLARRMFGSSVGAPAKVAVLSSGMMGSLSGSAVANTATTGTFTIPLMTRSGFQPAMAGGIEAAASSGGALVPPIMGAAAYMMLEIVEPAVTYLEIIKAALLPAILYYTGMLCMVHFAAKNSRHTVEEAWGSEPDEVNSGEQETERRKIVTVQGGIFLAAFVTLIGFLLMGATAFRAVSWSLLVVVAISLLNFLGQRIAKRDSTAQTRIGISDLPKAVDFLVSPCKRAAQSGVSLIAAAACVGIILGVVTLTGIGGKLPSTLLPLAATNLMLALFFLMISTIILGMGLPSSVCYLLMAILVGPVLLDLGVVPLAAHFFIFYFGMMSMVTPPVALAAYAASAIAGSGVMATAFTAFRFALVGFALPYAFVLRPALLWLHPDGGAPEVWTVLGTFSLTFVGTVILAAAIAGYLFSRLSLSGRGILFIAAAILFFAPISIQFAWIHGIVVVASAAVFYYNWQRKEIRHETSN
- a CDS encoding sodium:solute symporter family protein, encoding MSIAVIFIYLLVVLVLGALSHKLFRNTGEDYFVASRTINWFVLLMTLFGTNMTAFSILGASGEAYHRGIGVFALMASSTAIVAPCVFLFIGTRLWRLGKRFGYVTQAQYFRDRWESGGLGLLLFIVLVLLLIPYLLIGVMGGGGTLATLTDGKIPQWVGGLLISLVVLSYVTYSGMRGTAWVNTFQTLVFMVLGGITFFIIVNRMGGFSSAISKVDAGLLMQAEHIKPLELLTYICMPLCVGMFPHIFSHFLTAKEVGTFRYAIILYPVCIAIVWIPSVLLGILGNVDVPDLQGSQANNVLIQMIGIHAPGILAGFLGAGVFAAIMSSLDSQSLAVGSMFTHDIVEHYRGEAFSENQRVWVGRLFVMGVLCITYLISLVATPSIFRLAVWSFTGFSGLFPIVVAALFWRRSTKHGAFAAIISVIFLWLYFFLRNWQTPGYTVGGTGIMPVAILIVVSSCVLIVVSLFTKPPSQQTLGKFFN